The following are encoded in a window of Chloroflexota bacterium genomic DNA:
- a CDS encoding DNA-3-methyladenine glycosylase — MSRLPRSFFNRPTLVVARELLGQRLVKVERGRRLSGLITEVEAYVGEEDLACHAKVGRTPRTEVMYWQPGHLYVYFTYGMHWMMNIVTERNGYPAAVLLRGIAATEGAAAMRRRRGRADHLTDGPAKIAQALGIDKRWNGIDLCARDSDMFIEAGNAVPDSDVVAAPRVGLGNTPEPWLSKPWNFSTNNETMRQ; from the coding sequence ATGTCGCGCCTGCCCCGATCCTTTTTCAATCGCCCCACTCTCGTTGTCGCCCGCGAATTGCTGGGGCAACGACTCGTCAAGGTCGAGCGTGGCCGCCGGCTCTCAGGCCTCATCACCGAAGTGGAAGCTTACGTGGGCGAAGAAGACCTGGCCTGCCACGCGAAAGTCGGGCGCACCCCGCGCACCGAGGTGATGTACTGGCAGCCCGGCCATCTCTACGTCTATTTCACTTACGGTATGCACTGGATGATGAACATCGTCACCGAACGCAACGGCTACCCGGCGGCGGTGTTATTACGCGGGATCGCGGCGACGGAAGGCGCGGCGGCCATGCGGCGGCGGCGAGGCCGGGCCGACCACCTCACCGACGGCCCGGCCAAGATCGCGCAGGCGCTTGGCATTGACAAACGCTGGAACGGGATCGATCTCTGCGCCCGCGACTCGGATATGTTTATCGAGGCCGGAAACGCCGTCCCCGACTCGGACGTGGTGGCCGCCCCCCGTGTGGGACTCGGCAACACTCCCGAACCCTGGCTGAGCAAGCCCTGGAACTTCTCAACGAACAATGAAACAATGAGACAATGA
- a CDS encoding enoyl-ACP reductase, giving the protein MGLLTGKTALIFGVANDHSIAWGIAQALHREGATLGFSYAGETLHKRVKPLADSVDSTFVEPCDVTKDEDIAALFEKAKATFGQIDILIHAVAFANRDELNGPYYNTSRAGFHLALDVSCYSFTAMARAALPLMKPGGSMLTLTYYGAEKAVQHYNVMGVAKAALEASVRYLAADMGPNNIRVNAISAGPIRTLAAAGVSSFKAMYGEFKNMAPLRRNVTIDDVGNAALYLCSDWAAGVTGEVHYVDAGFNVIGISMGGKE; this is encoded by the coding sequence ATGGGACTACTCACCGGCAAGACTGCATTGATTTTTGGCGTGGCAAACGATCACTCAATTGCCTGGGGCATCGCCCAGGCCCTGCATCGCGAAGGCGCGACTCTGGGTTTCAGTTATGCAGGCGAAACGTTGCACAAGCGGGTCAAGCCGCTGGCTGACTCCGTCGACTCAACCTTTGTCGAGCCGTGCGATGTGACGAAGGACGAAGACATCGCCGCCTTGTTCGAGAAAGCCAAAGCAACCTTCGGCCAGATTGACATCTTGATTCACGCCGTGGCCTTTGCCAACCGCGACGAGCTAAACGGCCCCTATTACAATACCAGCCGCGCCGGCTTCCACCTGGCCCTCGACGTGTCGTGCTACTCGTTCACGGCGATGGCCCGCGCCGCCCTGCCGCTCATGAAGCCTGGCGGCTCGATGCTCACCCTGACCTACTACGGCGCTGAGAAAGCCGTCCAGCATTACAACGTGATGGGCGTGGCCAAAGCCGCGCTCGAAGCCTCGGTGCGCTACCTGGCCGCCGACATGGGGCCGAACAACATTCGCGTCAACGCCATCTCCGCCGGGCCGATCCGCACCCTGGCCGCCGCCGGAGTCTCCAGCTTCAAAGCCATGTACGGCGAATTCAAGAACATGGCCCCCCTGCGCCGCAACGTGACCATTGACGACGTGGGCAACGCCGCCCTCTACCTTTGCTCCGATTGGGCCGCTGGGGTGACGGGCGAAGTTCACTACGTGGATGCCGGGTTTAATGTGATTGGGATTTCGATGGGAGGGAAGGAGTAG
- a CDS encoding UbiA family prenyltransferase has protein sequence MLWQQIRSFRLHLAICAAAGAWALPTFLGAQPGLWPPVIAFVLILALYQFNRLSDRVEDRLNAPQEYASSVEGRRLIQVVAVVGLILAWGLATLGGLIAMAIVAAVSVGVFYGQSFGAWPRLKDRWYLKNILPAGAWALVMLGLGLAFAGATPTPAAAFVYFYVTGAVWIVDMLNDLRDMLGDRARGSVTVPLWLGPQATIRFAQGFSLVLALGAGLMTALSLLPPLGWLLVYHGLALSIYAHVFGSSGYVRDSHTLTIANALHLTILGVASLLLR, from the coding sequence ATGCTCTGGCAACAGATTCGATCATTTCGTTTGCACCTGGCCATTTGTGCGGCGGCGGGGGCGTGGGCGCTTCCCACCTTCCTCGGCGCTCAACCCGGCCTCTGGCCGCCCGTCATCGCCTTCGTCCTCATTCTGGCCCTTTATCAATTCAACCGCCTGAGCGACAGGGTCGAAGATCGACTCAACGCGCCGCAAGAGTACGCTTCGTCGGTGGAAGGCAGGCGGCTGATTCAGGTGGTGGCGGTCGTTGGATTGATTTTGGCCTGGGGGCTGGCAACCTTAGGCGGTTTGATCGCCATGGCCATTGTGGCCGCCGTGTCGGTCGGCGTGTTTTACGGCCAGTCGTTTGGGGCGTGGCCCCGGCTCAAAGACCGCTGGTACCTCAAGAACATTTTGCCTGCCGGGGCGTGGGCGCTGGTGATGCTAGGCCTGGGCCTGGCCTTTGCCGGGGCGACGCCCACGCCCGCCGCCGCCTTCGTGTATTTCTACGTGACCGGCGCGGTGTGGATCGTGGATATGTTGAACGACTTGCGCGACATGTTGGGCGACCGGGCGCGGGGGAGCGTGACCGTGCCGCTGTGGCTGGGGCCGCAGGCGACGATTCGATTCGCGCAAGGTTTTAGTTTAGTCCTGGCGCTGGGCGCAGGCTTGATGACGGCGCTCAGCCTCCTGCCGCCGCTGGGCTGGCTGTTGGTTTATCACGGCCTCGCCCTCAGCATCTACGCGCACGTCTTCGGCAGTTCCGGCTACGTGCGCGACAGCCACACCCTGACGATTGCCAACGCTTTGCACTTGACGATTCTGGGGGTGGCGAGTTTGTTGTTGAGGTAA
- a CDS encoding PIG-L family deacetylase, which produces MTEQNRVMLVILAHPDDESFGPGATLAKYARAGVAVHYLCGTRGEIGSADAEHMQGFDSVGDMRWAELTCAAKELGLAGIHHLGFRDSGMAGSDDNRHPQALSAQPVEAVAARIAHFVRKLKPQVVLTHDTIGGYRHPDHIMLNKATVMFFERMRDPNAFPDSEGLADHFPQKLYYPIFGRGFLKLAVRVLPLFGRDPRKFGRNQDIDLLSLTDVDFPTHASIEVTGELSEVRNKASECHKSQLGGGPPRRGPLSIFFKLMGLRGQFDSFMRAYPQVPAGQRLRERDLFEGV; this is translated from the coding sequence ATGACGGAACAAAATCGCGTTATGCTTGTCATTCTCGCCCACCCCGACGACGAAAGTTTCGGGCCGGGGGCCACGCTGGCTAAATACGCCCGCGCCGGAGTCGCAGTGCATTATTTGTGCGGCACGCGCGGCGAGATCGGCTCGGCGGACGCCGAACACATGCAGGGCTTTGACTCGGTGGGCGACATGCGCTGGGCGGAGCTGACCTGCGCCGCCAAAGAATTGGGGCTGGCCGGGATTCACCATCTGGGCTTTCGTGACTCAGGGATGGCCGGCTCGGACGACAACCGCCACCCACAGGCGCTGTCGGCCCAACCGGTGGAAGCCGTGGCCGCCCGCATCGCCCACTTCGTCCGCAAACTCAAGCCCCAGGTTGTGCTCACCCACGACACCATCGGCGGCTACCGCCATCCCGATCACATCATGCTCAACAAAGCCACGGTGATGTTCTTCGAGCGCATGAGAGACCCGAACGCCTTTCCCGATTCTGAAGGCCTGGCGGATCACTTTCCACAAAAACTGTACTACCCGATCTTTGGCCGGGGCTTTCTCAAGCTGGCCGTCCGCGTCCTGCCCCTGTTTGGCCGCGACCCGCGCAAGTTTGGCCGCAATCAGGACATTGACTTGTTAAGTCTGACCGACGTTGACTTTCCCACGCACGCCTCAATTGAAGTAACGGGCGAACTGTCGGAGGTGAGAAACAAGGCCTCGGAGTGCCATAAGAGTCAACTCGGCGGCGGGCCGCCGCGCCGGGGGCCGCTGTCCATCTTTTTCAAGTTGATGGGGTTAAGGGGACAGTTCGACTCGTTCATGCGCGCCTACCCGCAAGTTCCGGCGGGTCAGCGATTGAGGGAGAGGGATTTGTTTGAGGGGGTGTAA
- a CDS encoding 4-vinyl reductase codes for MQPVVEAPPTFFYPNRIGRVILVAMESAMGADRFREVLATAGLEHLQKLPPNNLDKKFPFEWVSALQESTEKVYGERAGRALNTRVGRLCFSNGLNEFEPVLGIGDLPLRIMPLGMKFRVGLEVFARVFNQFSDQVVNLADATDQFLWVIERNPVCWGRHTTEPCCHLAIGILEEAIFWGTGGRRYRVEETECIAVGAQSCVFRIDKQPLE; via the coding sequence ATGCAACCTGTTGTTGAAGCGCCCCCCACTTTTTTTTACCCCAACCGAATAGGCCGCGTGATTCTGGTGGCAATGGAATCGGCGATGGGCGCTGACCGATTCAGGGAAGTGCTGGCCACGGCCGGGCTGGAGCATTTGCAGAAATTGCCGCCCAACAACCTGGACAAGAAGTTTCCGTTTGAGTGGGTGTCGGCCCTGCAGGAGAGCACCGAGAAGGTTTATGGCGAGCGGGCCGGGCGGGCGCTGAACACGCGGGTGGGGCGGTTGTGTTTTAGCAACGGCCTCAACGAGTTCGAGCCGGTGCTGGGCATTGGCGACCTGCCTCTGCGAATCATGCCGCTGGGCATGAAGTTTCGCGTGGGCCTGGAAGTGTTCGCCCGCGTCTTCAACCAGTTCAGCGATCAGGTGGTTAACCTGGCCGACGCCACCGATCAGTTTTTGTGGGTCATCGAACGCAACCCGGTCTGCTGGGGAAGACACACGACCGAGCCGTGTTGCCATTTAGCTATCGGCATTTTGGAAGAGGCCATCTTCTGGGGCACGGGCGGGCGGCGTTACCGGGTGGAAGAGACGGAGTGTATCGCCGTCGGCGCGCAAAGTTGCGTCTTCAGGATTGATAAACAGCCTTTGGAATAA
- a CDS encoding lactate utilization protein, whose product MRDSILSNIRQSLNKAKGLPQFFNPPILPVSTPVDRETLIAQFAAEWQKLGGRFERVKADEAVARTIALLTESGVKRVLAWEADSLPRPLADLHGALRHEGFTLVDQMISREEGLRQKQVEVLETAEAGLTGAVAAIAQVGGVVVKSGAGRGRLASLLAPLHIVFLEADRFHPTLADWWPNLDVEASNTVVIAGPSRTSDIERVLTLGAHGPKQVIAICVD is encoded by the coding sequence ATGCGTGACTCAATTCTTTCCAACATCCGCCAATCGCTGAACAAGGCGAAGGGCTTGCCCCAATTCTTCAATCCTCCGATTCTCCCCGTTTCCACGCCTGTTGATCGCGAAACACTCATTGCCCAATTCGCCGCCGAGTGGCAAAAGCTGGGCGGGCGCTTTGAGCGAGTGAAGGCGGATGAAGCAGTGGCGCGAACGATTGCCTTGCTGACCGAGTCCGGTGTAAAACGGGTTCTGGCCTGGGAGGCCGACTCTCTGCCCCGACCGCTGGCTGACCTTCACGGGGCGCTCCGGCACGAAGGCTTTACGCTCGTAGACCAGATGATTTCGCGCGAAGAGGGGTTGAGACAGAAACAGGTTGAGGTGTTAGAGACGGCTGAAGCAGGACTCACGGGCGCAGTGGCGGCCATCGCTCAGGTGGGCGGAGTTGTCGTCAAATCCGGGGCGGGGCGGGGGCGGCTGGCTTCGCTTCTCGCGCCGCTTCACATCGTCTTCCTTGAGGCCGACCGGTTCCATCCAACTTTGGCCGATTGGTGGCCGAACCTTGATGTCGAAGCCAGCAACACCGTCGTCATCGCCGGGCCGAGCCGCACGTCTGATATTGAACGGGTGCTGACGCTGGGCGCGCACGGCCCGAAACAAGTCATTGCGATTTGCGTGGATTAA